A genomic window from Silene latifolia isolate original U9 population chromosome Y, ASM4854445v1, whole genome shotgun sequence includes:
- the LOC141629838 gene encoding uncharacterized protein LOC141629838, whose protein sequence is MDRHQTGVDVRQATANQQAKRRTSQALLEALKNVGNGAEKPVDATQLSIIIARFNPSTYEGVGEPKLLENWDHKMESLMEVVKCPHDMIVEQVVYYLRGEAAVWWQNVKEDARAYYQAEGLGAISWSGLKSAMREQFVPEYIHHKLRSEFDSFTMIDDMTVTEYYHRFFELSHYAEDMELGQRGLAFRFERGLSAKIMNCLLLGVITDLKDVYLRTGQAERLVDLSKEATERTAAEKRKTDSGNNNQSGNKKGNFNHTKAFFWWGWSHALSMGLGEFELAKDDVFIPSGESVSCVKLYKGVSMLVGGVYLPVDLPQTAADIPVVGEFDDVFPEEIPELPPKRDVDFNVELKPGTCPISKAPYRMAPKELAELKNSCMSC, encoded by the exons ATGGATAGGCACCAAACAGGAGTTGATGTAAGGCAGGCAACAGCTAACCAACAGGCTAAAAGGAGAACAAGTCAG GCTCTTCTTGAGGCTCTCAAGAATGTGGGAAATGGGGCGGAGAAACCTGTGGATGCTACCCAACTTAGCATCATCATCGCCCGCTTCAATCCATCTACCTATGAGGGTGTTGGGGAACCTAAGTTGCTCGAGAACTGGGATCATAAGATGGAAAGTCTCATGGAGGTAGTTAAGTGTCCGCACGATATGATAGTtgagcaggtagtatactacctaaGGGGCGAGGCCGCTGtgtggtggcaaaatgtcaaagAGGACGCCAGAGCTTACTACCAAGCTGAGGGTTTAGGGGCTATATCATGGTCGGgtctgaagagtgctatgagagagcagtttgtgccggaatATATCCATCACAAGTTGAGAtctgagtttgattccttcactATGATCGATGATATGACAGTCActgagtactatcaccggttcttTGAGTTGTCTCATTATGCTGAGGACATGGAGCTAGGGCAGAGGGGTTTGGCTTTTCGCTTTGAGAGAGGTTTGTCAGCTAAGATCATGAACTGTTTACTACTTGGAGTCATCACTGATCTTAAGGATGTGTACCTGAGGACTGGtcaagctgagaggttggtagatctCTCAAAGGAAGCTACAGAGAGGACTGCTGCGGAGAAGAGAAAGACTGATAGTGGAAACAACAATCAGTCGGGTAACAAGAAGGGCAACTTCAATCATACCAAGGCTTTTTTCTGGTGGGGCTG GAGTCATGCTTTGTCTATGGGCTTGGGGGAATTTGAGTTGGCAAAGgatgatgtgtttataccttctggggagtcagTTTCATGTGTTAAGTTGTACAAGGGAGTGTCTATGCTAGTTGGAGGTGTATATTTACCGGTAGACCTg CCGCAGACAGCTGCTGAtatacctgtggtgggagagtttgatgatgttTTTCCTGAAGAGATACCGGAGTTGCCACCAAAGAGAGATGTTGACTTCAATGTGGAGCTTAAACCAGGAAcatgtcctatatctaaagcaccatatcgtatggcacctaaagagctAGCTGAGTTGAAGAACAGTTGCATGAgctgttag